The Amaranthus tricolor cultivar Red isolate AtriRed21 chromosome 6, ASM2621246v1, whole genome shotgun sequence genome has a segment encoding these proteins:
- the LOC130814820 gene encoding transcription factor RAX1-like produces MVRSPCCDKTKVKKGPWSAQEDALLLNFTATFGNGGNWISLPKKAGLNRCGKSCRLRYLNYLRPDIKHGGFTEEEDYVIYKLFNAIGSRWAIIASNLPGRTDNDVKNYWNTKLKRKISSGEFNIINNPIRNCCKKHNNNSQISNNENITNTIEKDRSYYEIESLNMVESKESTEEIPSYYSENSSSNSTDFNGISGEEDEFWMDLLADSFDSSVVAVASHQLQEKMSEIASLLHDSS; encoded by the exons ATGGTAAGATCACCATGTTGTGACAAAACTAAGGTTAAGAAAGGGCCATGGTCTGCTCAAGAAGACGCATTACTCTTGAACTTCACTGCCACATTCGGCAATGGAGGCAATTGGATTTCATTGCCTAAAAAAGCtg GATTGAATCGATGTGGAAAGAGTTGCCGTTTAAGATACTTGAATTATCTTAGACCAGATATTAAGCATGGTGGTTTCACTGAGGAGGAAGATTATGTTATTTACAAGCTTTTTAATGCCATTGGTAGCAG gtgGGCAATCATTGCCTCAAATTTACCTGGAAGAACAGATAATGATGTGAAGAACTACTGGAACACTAAACTTAAGAGGAAGATATCATCCGGAGAATTCAACATTATTAATAATCCCATCAGAAATTGTtgtaaaaaacataataataattccCAAATAAGTAATAATGAAAACATAACCAACACTATAGAAAAGGACAGATCATATTATGAAATTGAGAGTTTGAACATGGTCGAAAGTAAAGAAAGCACTGAAGAAATTCCAAGTTATTATTCAGAGAAttcatcatcaaattcaacgGATTTTAATGGAATTAGCGGCGAAGAAGACGAGTTTTGGATGGATTTGTTAGCTGATTCCTTTGATAGTTCTGTTGTAGCCGTAGCATCTCATCAACTTCAGGAGAAAATGAGTGAGATTGCTTCTCTACTACATGATAGTAGTTAA